In Symphalangus syndactylus isolate Jambi chromosome 6, NHGRI_mSymSyn1-v2.1_pri, whole genome shotgun sequence, a genomic segment contains:
- the HYAL4 gene encoding hyaluronidase-4 has protein sequence MKVLSEGHLRLCVVQPVHLTSWLLIFFILKFISCLKPAQLPIYQRKPFIAAWNAPTDQCLIKYNLRLNLKMFPVIGSPLAKARGQNVTIFYVNRLGYYPWYTSQGVPINGGLPQNISLQVHLEKADQDINYYIPSEDFSGLAVIDWEYWRPQWARNWNAKDVYRQKSRKLISDMGRNVSATDIEYLAKVTFEESAKAFMKETIKLGIKSRPKGLWGYYLYPDCHNYNVYAPNYTGSCPEEEVLRNNELSWLWNSSAALYPSIGVWKSLGDSENILRFSKFRVHESMRISTMTSHDYALPVFVYTRLGYRDEPLFFLSKQDLVSTIGESAALGAAGIVIWGDMNLTSSKANCTKVKQFVSSDLGSYIANVTRAAEVCSLHLCRNNGRCIRKMWNAPSYLHLNPASYHIEASEDGEFTVKGKASDTDLAVMADTFSCHCYQGYEGADCREIKTADGCSGVSPSPSSLMTLYLLLLASYQSIQL, from the exons ATGAAAGTATTATCTGAAGGACATTTAAGGCTTTGTGTTGTTCAACCAGTACATCTCACTTCATGGCtccttatattttttattctaaagttTATCTCTTGTCTAAAACCTGCTCAACTTCCAATTTATCAAAGGAAACCTTTTATAGCTGCTTGGAATGCTCCAACAGATCAATGtttgataaaatataatttaagactaaatttgaaaatgtttcctGTGATTGGAAGCCCACTGGCCAAGGCCAGGGGGCAAAATGTCACTATATTTTATGTCAACAGATTGGGATACTATCCGTGGTATACATCACAAGGGGTCCCCATTAATGGGGGTCTCCCACAGAACATAAGTTTACAAGTACATCTGGAAAAAGCTGACCAAGATATTAATTATTACATCCCTTCTGAAGATTTCAGTGGACTCGCTGTTATAGATTGGGAATATTGGCGACCACAGTGGGCCCGGAACTGGAACGCAAAAGATGTTTACAGACAGAAGTCAAGAAAGCTTATTTCCGATATGGGAAGGAATGTATCAGCTACCGATATTGAATATTTAGCTAAAGTGACCTTTGAAGAAAGTGCAAAAGCTTTCATGAAGGAAACCATCAAATTGGGAATTAAGAGCCGACCCAAAGGCCTTTGGGGTTATTATTTATATCCTGATTGCCACAATTATAACGTTTATGCCCCAAACTACACCGGGTCATGCCCAGAAGAGGAAGTCTTGAGGAACAATGAGCTCTCTTGGCTCTGGAACAGCAGTGCTGCTTTATATCCTTCTATCGGTGTCTGGAAATCCCTTGGAGACAGTGAAAACATTTTGCGCTTCTCCAAATTTCGGGTGCATGAATCCATGAGGATCTCCACCATGACATCTCATGATTATGCTCTGCCTGTATTTGTCTACACAAGGCTAGGGTACAGAGATGaacctttatttttcctttctaag CAAGATCTAGTCAGCACCATAGGAGAAAGTGCTGCCTTGGGAGCTGCAGGCATTGTTATTTGGGGAGACATGAATTTAACTTCATCCAAG GCCAACTGTACAAAGGTGAAGCAGTTTGTGAGTTCTGATTTAGGGAGCTACATAGCCAATGTGACCAGAGCTGCTGAGGTATGCAGCCTTCACCTCTGCAGGAACAATGGGAGGTGCATAAGGAAGATGTGGAACGCACCCAGTTACCTTCACTTGAACCCCGCAAGTTACCACATAGAGGCCTCTGAGGACGGGGAATTTACTGTAAAAGGAAAAGCATCTGATACAGACCTGGCAGTGATGGCAGATACATTTTCCTGTCATTGTTATCAGGGATATGAAGGAGCTGATTGCAGAGAAATAAAGACGGCTGATGGCTGCTCTGGGGTTTCCCCTTCTCCTAGTTCACTAATGACACTTTATCTACTGCTTTTAGCAAGTTATCAAAGCATTCAGTTGTGA